The DNA sequence GATCCCTATCATATTCTAATTAGAATAGAGTAGATCcgttaatataatttcataaattatagtatagtttcataaattattttaatttttttcctttctgAATACAATTTAATGAGTTGTATGCAAGTACCtttaataataaactacattttaaaaaaaacttagaTACTTGAAATAAACCCTATCCAATCAAAACCTGGTGGATTTGGACATTGAGTTTTGGATTtgaatctgtttttttttttttattaaggtctacatacacgtagatgaatatcgaaatacaataaaccgcatcTGGGAtatctttctttcaagaaagtttatcatctaaccgaaaatgatgcaAGCAcaactccggacgtttagacaataaaacttacaTGAATGAGAAAAAAATACCCATGAAGGAAGTCCTGTAAACCTTGCTTCCAAAGTATCctgaaaaaagaaacaaaccaaacaaagcataaatcaatatacaagaaaataatatatatatatatatatatatatatatatttaacgtGAAAAAGATagtaaatctaataaaaaacaaaaaacgaaagaatatatatatcaaaaatagagtggaaataaaataatgtagaattattaattaatctctaaccaaaggaaaacacataaaaatttaataatttaactgagaaataaaaatagagtttaaaacacaattaaatacattatatataatgaccATTAAAATGGTAACACAAGCCATAAAAATGGCACTGAAAGCCATTAACGGCACAATAAAGTCATCAATAATGACccccataaatggtactaaatattcataaagaatatttatccaATTACAATCACAATTTGAAACATAACTATTATAATTAAAGCTAATAAAGACAAATAATGAATAGTCAATAACTATTATAATTAAAGCTAATCTGTTTTTAGAACCTCAAATTATTTGGATTTCATGAAACTTGATTCAATCTTACCCGTCGCCATCCCTAGTATCAAGTGCCACCCTCAGTTTTAAATACTTTATAGCTGACTTAAAATCATACTATGGATTGtatatttacattatatattaactTATTCTATATTGATACAGTATTTAAGAACACCGAAGCTTTGGGACTAAACTCTTTTTAGTacataatatacatttttataattatattaatatgcaGACATGTGAATTATATTACACGAAGAATATGTTAGAAATAAACTACAAATAAAGaggattaaatattaaatatagaaATGATAGTGTATGAAGTGACAACTTGAAAGGCACTTATAGATTCTTTTCAATAAAATGGTATGCTTTTCTGGGATTTAAGTGGTGTAAAAGGCCAGTTATTACATATTACAGGGGTTTTGGGATGCTCAGAAGGCGATGAAGTCTATGGATGAGTTTGGTGGGTTTCCTGATCTAGAAAATTCAGTCCATCTTGAGTACAATCCGCGAAGACCACGGAGCTCCCCTGCTGAAAAGCTGCAGTCAGAAGTCGGAGAGATGGAGGATAATTGGGAACTACCAATGGACTATTTGTAGTGCAGGATTATACTTCCTGTGGTTTATACATTTGAAACTGGAACGAGCTGAAACAAGTTTAATGTGTATCTGTTTGCAATATCAGCACCACTATTTCTTGTCTTGTATATACTGTACATTCATATTCTTACAGAACAATTTAGTAGCAAGATACTCTCTCCAGTAGCTAAGGAGTGAAAATTCTACTAATCAATCTATAACAGAAGACTCGTGAAATATGTAGTATAAGGGtgtgaatatatattttgaaggaAATTGGGGTTGGATTtggttacatgtttcaagtgtgttATATTCTCTGTATTATCCTcaaaatttcttcattttctctattTATGAATCATGCATTTGAATCCAATCTGTTTTGTGGTTTTACTGTTTTTGACACTAAAAACTCTTGAACCAATACTTAACTGGCCCTGTCTGTTTTTGTGGTTTTACTGTTGTGCTGTGTTGACATGGCTCCTATCTTTCTATGCTGACCTTATGTTTTCTACTAGCTCTGGGTGGTGTAGGGATGgcaaaataatccgatccgacggatacccgatccgaaacccgaatttttggatataccgaacccgaatttttggatttggatttggatatggatttgatttttgtacccgaaattttttggatttggatatggatatgacctctaccgatccgaaacccgatccgaaacccgaaatcctatccgaacccgatccgaacccgaaacccgaaaaaaacccgaatgttatatatatatatatatatatatatatattataaataatttaatatgaatgtgtgtgtgtgtctatatatataacatatttatatttaattatttggatgaaTGTAATATAATACTCTCAATATCAATAGACTAGGTTAAAGGAATAAGGGTTTCTATTTAAGACAAATacttcattaataatatattgtataaaatatattgtatattggtaataatgaaaattaatatggttTAAGTTTTGTTGTAATATGAAATTGGACTGTGATTGTCAAACTGATATGGCACGGAGAACCATGCATGCAAGCTACACATAAATTTCCAAGACATATGAACAGAAGAATACAGTTGTATCTCAGTTTTCCATACACGGAGAATTAACTCTACCAGCTTGTATTCATACAGAAACTTTTCTCATATTTGTGGCTATAAATAGAATAGAGAACGCACATCTCATGTACGCTGAAATAAGAAGAAAGAAAGCATTGCTTCCTCAAATTCACTCTgcttaataatattagtttattaattattttataacacgttatcagcacgagtCTCTGCCCGAGTTTCATTTCGATAAAGGAGTACAAAATTCTATCCGAGTTTATTTCGATAAAGGAGTACAAGATTCTATCGGGGTCTTATTTCAACAAAGAAGGTACGCtctaacttatttattttattttataaatgttattaTCAACACCCTTGTCATTattatagtttttaattttgtCTATATTGTTGTTTAATATTCATGTTGcatgattataatatttatcgttttatattataaatttattatgtgacacatgattaattaatttatttaccaACATGTTATATTATTGTGTTGTATTTTAAATTCAGAATGGCGAATCTTGCAAAATTAGAGTTCGTTGCCTTGGATGTTTCTGGAAATAATTATCTGTCATGGGTCCTTGATGCGGAATTACACCTTAGTGCTAATGGCCTAAAAGATACTATTGACCCAGAAAAAATCCCAACCGTTGAACAAAATGCAAAAGCAATTATTTTTCTTAGGCACCACATCCACGAAGACCTAAAATCTGAATACCTCACTATCAAAAATCCACTCATCCTTTGGAATAATCTCAAGGATAGATTTGATCACCAGAAACTTGTTCACTTGCCATCTGCCCGATATGACTGGATTAATTTGAGGCTACAGGATTTCAAATCCGTAGCTGAATATAATTCTGCTCTTTTCAAGATAagctcaaaattaattttatgtggTGAAAATATTACTGATGTTGAAATGATTGAAAAGACCCTCTCAACCTTTCACCCCAACACTATGATCCTGGCTCAACAATATAGGGAGCGGAATTTTCAGAAATATGGCGAGCTGATATCTCTCCTTCTTGTGGCTGAAAAGAATAATGAGTTGTTATTGAAAAACCATCAGATACGTCCCACAGGCTCTGCCCAGTTACCTGAAGTACATAACACGTCATTCCAGAAGAATGAACGTGGGAAAGGGCATAGAGGAGGACGAGGTTATGGACGAAACCGTGGACGTGGAAATTTCCGTGGTCGGTTTCGCAATCAATATCATTCTGGCCACCTGAAGTGGCAACGTGATGGTTACAACAAGTGCCAACGTGAAgtgttgttaggtccaaagtatcgtagaagggggggttgaatacgatactcactacaatttaaaattctttcgaatcttgcggataaataaattgcagtcctgtaatgggtttcgtgttccggatatttattgggtcgatttctgaggatatgaaaatattaaaccaacacacaatattttccaaggtatatctgtatattgataaatacctcgaagggtgctataaatccaaacccgaaggttggctacaatggctattactacttacactcacaaaccctagcttctaaatatatatataatacaaaactaagctagagtttatttgtgtgtagtagtgtgcaaggcacaaagccattccaccataaaggtggtggagagtgttacaaattatgaacccacatctcatgtatttataggcttctcacttaactaaccctagttaacgagttcgtcctggacgacttgagttcgtcctggacggattcgatttataaaaataaatctaactccagaATGTACAAAGaggtggcgccactttcatatacatatatatatatatgaaagttgcgcccCAAATGTATACATATGCTACtgtggtcaaacttggcgccatggtcaaagttggcgccagtaCAGTGTGTCCCTGTGAGGTGTTCTTGGAAGAATTCCAAGTTGTAATGGTTGGCCCAAGGGAGATGagtagaggcgcaacatttgaccgggtcaaatgttgcgcttcttCATTGTTGTTCTTCCACAGTGGATGAGTAAGGGACTTAGAAAAATCCAAGCAACTTGCGCCATGACCTAGGagggtcaaacatggcgccagtcaaaccttgcgccacatACAGTTGGTCCTCTCAGAGTGTAACCACTTAGAAACAAATCCATCATGTTGAACTTGCGCTATACAGTGATCAATTCCCCTGTTGTCTCTCCTTCAGGGACGTTGCATGGCTTCAGTGTACGCAGGAGCTTAAAGAGAGTGAAAGCTCCATggacacatgcaaaccctagggtgcccttgacacctgacatcatcacatgcatgcataatatatataatataatatattatgttgttattatattaataaataaaagtatatataaatatatacacacatatatatattatttatatgaacatataataatatatgtacatatatttaaatatattctcatatatttaaatatatataatatataattatatgtaaatacaaatgtaaatatatatataaatatatatagagatatatatagttatttataaatataaatataaacataaatatatataaagaaaagtatatataaatatatacatatatataatatttatataaacatatagtaacatatatatacacatatatttaaatatattctcatatatttaaatatatataatatacatataactatgtgtaaatataaatataaatatatatataaagatatatataactatctctaaatatacatatatttatgcacataatataatatatatatacacttaattatataattgcttatgtaaaatataaatacatatattatatacatatatatttatttaaatatacatacatataaatatacatatacatatgtttaaaaacatatatacatatatattatatatattatatttaattaaatatacatatatacatatatataaatatatttgtacatatacaaatatataagtgcacacatataaaagataggtcactttggcatagcttgcagaggctaggcatttggcttggcttggcttgactttggaacaaatgacttgatataactggatcaattcttcgatcgataaatactttgcaaaactccgtacgtgctgacgcttagtgcactggtctggttcacaagcgactaa is a window from the Daucus carota subsp. sativus chromosome 8, DH1 v3.0, whole genome shotgun sequence genome containing:
- the LOC108197888 gene encoding uncharacterized protein LOC108197888, translated to MANLAKLEFVALDVSGNNYLSWVLDAELHLSANGLKDTIDPEKIPTVEQNAKAIIFLRHHIHEDLKSEYLTIKNPLILWNNLKDRFDHQKLVHLPSARYDWINLRLQDFKSVAEYNSALFKISSKLILCGENITDVEMIEKTLSTFHPNTMILAQQYRERNFQKYGELISLLLVAEKNNELLLKNHQIRPTGSAQLPEVHNTSFQKNERGKGHRGGRGYGRNRGRGNFRGRFRNQYHSGHLKWQRDGYNKCQREVLLGPKYRRRGG